The following DNA comes from Mycobacteroides immunogenum.
GACTCAGCATCAACCGATGATTGCCATCGGGGAGCCGCATCCGGAGTTCATCCGTGCGGCGGCGGTGGCGCGGGCGAGCTACGAGGCGGGTGTCAGTGCTCTCCGGGTGGGCAATACCTTTGGTGATGTGGTCGATGCCATGGAAGCACCGTTGCTTGAGGCGAAGGGGTGGCATGTACATCCGTTGATTCACAGCATCAATCCATATGGACCCATCGGCTTTGGCAGCGCGCCGGGAATCGAGGTGTTCGCCGATGCGGCGGGTTACGGTGATTGCGGTCGCCTGCCGACGGTGGGGCGGGATATCGAGTTGAGGGAAACGATGTCGTTCGCATTCGAGCCCAACTGCGGATTCGGTAGGCGCCTGGCCAATCTCGGCGGAACTGCCCTGGTGGGTACCGACGGCGGCCAGGAATTGAACAGTAACTCGACTCGTATGATGTGGGCCGATGACATCGGCTGACGCAACCCGGGAACGCCTCATCGCCGCCGGCCTCACGCTGTTCGCCGAGCATGGGCTCACCGGCGTTCGTACCCGGACCCTCGCGCAGCGAGCAGAAGTCAATCAGTCGGCGATTCCTTACCATTTCGGCGGCAAGGAAGGCGTTTATGCCGCAGTGATAGATCATCTGGTGTCCGAGCTCGGCGGTGCGACAGGCTTGCCCGGCGACGCGCAGATCGCGGAAGTGATGGAACGGTTCACCCGCGCCATTTTGGGGGGCGCGCAGGCCCGTGCCAGAATTCTGCTGATCGCGCGCGAACAACTCAATCCGACAACACATTACGACCGTTTGTTCACCGGGTTCGTGGAGCCAACGCACCGGAGAATTTGCGCGCTGGTGGCCGACGCCTCCGGAGCCGGTGCCGACGACCAGATCACGGTCATCAAGGCGCATGCCGTGATCGGCCAGGCTCTGGGATTCGCGGTGGCCCAGACGACTTACCTGCGGCGGGTGGGGCGCGTGCGCTTGTCGCCGCAAGAGATCGACGTCATCGCGCGGGTGGTCGGCGAGATGAGCGGGAAGGCACTGCGATAGCGCTCGCCCGGCACTAGGCGCGGTCCGGGCTCAGCGCCAAGAATGCCCCCAGCTCTACCAAGCCGTGGGGTGTGGCCGGCAGGTATTCGGTCAGCGCGGGGGAGCGCACGATCACCGCTTGGTACTTGGCCCGGCTGATCGCGACGTTCAACCGGTTGCGATTGAGCAGGAACGACATTCCCCGCGGCACGTCATCCACGGCCGAGGCCGTCATCGATACGAACACCACGGGTGCCTGACGACCCTGAAACTTGTCCACGGTGCCCACCAGCACCTCGCCCAATCCGGCGGCGGCGAGTGTGGCGCGCAGCGTCAAGACCTGGGCGTTGTACGGTGCCACCACCAGGACATCGGATTGCTCCAGCGGGCGGGTACCGGACTCGTCGGTCCAGTCCGAACCGAGCAGCGTGGCTATCTCGGCGGAGATGGCCTCGGCCTCCTGCGGACTGCTTGTGGCATTTCCTTCGTGATCAACCCACAGTGTTCGAACCCCGGGGGCGTGTCCGGTCAAGGTGCGCTCCGGGGCCGCGGACTCAAGCTCTCCGTCGTACGACAGTCGCGAAACATGTTGGCACAGGGCGGGGTGCATCCGGTACGAGCGCTCCAGGAAGTATCCGCGGCTGGCCGGCAGCGCGCCGTGCCCTTCGACGAGCCAGCCCAGCGCCGAGGTGTCGACGGGTTCGGGATGCACACCTTGCGATACCTGCGGTAGCTGCTGCGGATCACCCAGCAACAACAGGTTCTGTGCCCCGCGCGCTACCGCCAGGGTGTTCGCCAAACTGAACTGCCCCGCCTCGTCGATGACCAATAGGCGCAGCGCGCCGTCGCCCACTCGTCCGGTGTTTGCGAAATCCCAAGCAGTGCCGCCGATCACGGCGCCATCATTGGCATGTGCGGCGATGAACCCGGCGTAGTCGCTGTCGCGAATCTGAGTCCATGCGGCATCGCCGCTGTATGGCGATACCTTCTTGGCGACGCGTTCCGCCGGAACACCCGCCGAGACCACCTGGTCGAGGAGATGTTCCACCACGGCATGGGACTGCGCCACCACACCGACAAGCCAGCCATCTCGCATCACCAGATCGGCGATGACCCGCGCCGCGGTGAAGGTCTTGCCCGTTCCCGGCGGACCATGCACGGCAAGGTAGGACGAATCCAGGTTACGTAGGGCGGAAGTGATAGCTCCGGCGTACCCGCCCTCGCCGACCGGAGGTAGCGCGCCGCCCCCACGGGGGTCGCGGCGCAACAGAATATCCACGGACGCGGTGTGCGGCATGTCGGGCAGTCCATGGGCGACCCCCACCGCCACGTCCTCGATGGCAGCCTCCAGCGCCTTGGTCATCACCGGCGGCCCGGGCGCCAGCGCCATGGGCATTTCCGCGAAGATCTCGCCGTTCTTCGGGGTGAGTTCCTGGATCGTCACATCGACGGGTACGCCGCCGGATTCGGTGATCTCCACAACGCTGGCAGAACCCGATGCCCGGCGGTCGGGATCTCCGTCGCCGAGCCCCGACGGCGCCGGCGGTTCGTAGAGCGCGTACACACTGTCGTCCAGAACGCCGCCGGCGAGATCCCCGCTGACCCTCACATGCCGCCGGAGCTTGCGCTGTCCACCCGATTTATGCCAGTCCTGGACCAGCTGGGCGTCCTCCACGATGAAAACTCCGGCGGTATCTGCCCATTCGTCGACGGGATTGTTCAGGCGGTCGAAGTGGCTCCACCAGAAGGGTTTTCTTTCCCGGCTGTGGTACCCGCGCGCCGCCGACACCATGGCTGCCGCGGTGTGATCCGCGGTCCGGTCGGCAGGGGTGCTGTCCCCGGCGAAATCGGCAAGTGCCCGGCCCACCTCGTCGGGCTCCGGCTGGTGTTGCTCGACGGCGGGCGCCGATGACGACAGATGGGTGATGCCGTGTTCGAAGGCGCGCACCAGCAGCCAATCCCGGAGCTTGCGTGTCGAGGCGCAGTCGTAGCGGTTGTACTCGGCGATGGAGTCCAGCACTTCCTGCGCCGCGGGGTCGCCGCTATCTCGCAGCGCGCAATAGCGGGCGTACTCGTTGATCGAGTCGACCGCGGTGGTGACCTCCCCGGAACGCTTTCCCGATTCGATGAACAGCGGCTCCAATGCCTTGAGTCCATACCCGCTGGAGCCGGAGCGAATACTCTTGCGCACCACGGGATAGAGGTCGACCAATACGTTGTCGCGCAACAGGTCGTCGATCTGTTCCTCGCCGACGCCGTACCGGCCGGCCAGCCGCAACAGCGCCGTCTTCTCATAGGCCGCGTAGTGATAGACGTGCATCCCCGGATGGCGTCGGCGGCGCTTGGCCACCAGATCGAGAAAGGAGATCAGAGCTTTACGCTCGGTGCGGCGATCGTGGGCCCAGATCGGCCGGAACTTCTCATTACCTGAGCGGTCGTATTCGAGGACACCGAAGAGGTACTCGAGCCCCCAGTGCATACCGTCTTCGGTCCACAGTGGATCGCCCTCGAAGTCGAAGAAGATGTCGCCGGGGTTGGGGGCGGGCAGGGTGCCCAGTGGAATCGGATCGGCCACCTCGAATTGTGGCGTGCCGCTGTCTCGTTGACGAATCTGGAACGTGGCCTGCGCCACCAGTTGGTGCAGGTTGCGCGCCGAGAGATCTGTGACAGGGTCGGTGCGGTCCGCAAGCTGTGCGACGGTGCTGATGCCGGCTTGCAGCAGTGCCGCGCGCTGACTGACCCGCATGCCCGCTACCAGCAGCAGATCATCGGTGCGCTCGACCTCGGGTTCACACACCGGACAACGGAAACAGGCCCGCACCCGGTCATCTGACCATTGCACCGGCGCCCCGCCCGCCAGATGTCGATCGAGTAAGTCCTGCAATTGCTTTCGCCGTTGCCGGTACACACCCACCATGTCCGCCGCCGGGTAGTCGAGCGCGGAACGGTCGCCCAGGATCAGCCGCACGTCCGGGGATACCGGCACACCCATGGCCGCGAGGTTGTCGGCGTAGGCAGCCAGCTGCAACAGTGCCGTCACCTTGGCGCTGCGGGCCAGCTTGGTGTCGCACACCCGGTACCGTTCGCCCTCGCGCACGGCGAAGTCGGCGAAACCGAGGAACCGGCCGTCGAACATCGCGGCCTGATACACCGCCGGACGCCCCTGCTCGAAGGCGTCGGTGGTGGCCGCCGCGACCGCGCGCAGCCCGTCGAGTGTGAAGGTGGGCGGAAAAGGGATGCTGGCCACGTCGGCGCCGAAACGTGCCTGCAGCCCAGAAAGGAAATGGGCCTCGTGCGCATCACCCAGGGTCGCGGTGCGTGCCAGCAGTTCATCGTCGCGCGGGGGCGGCGCTGCCCAGCCGAGCTTGGCATCGAACGTCCGCAGCAGGGCGTACTCGCAGCGCGCGGCGGAGGCTAGATCCGAAGCGCTGTAGACCACCCGATCGTCGAGCACGAACACCCGATCACTGTAGGTGCTGGCACCGACGCCGAGCCGTCACTGGCCGGCCTGTTGCACCTTTTCCACGCCAGTTCCGTTCCAGCGGAACGACACCACGCTCTCCAGTCCGGGAATGCCGTTGGAGAAGTTGAGTACCACGGTGTCCAGCGTGCTCGCCGACAGGTCGATGGCGTTGTAGCCGTAGGTGTCGGGCACACCATGGGAGATCACGCCGCCCACATGAAAGAACACCGCGCGAGTGGGGGGTTGGGGCTCGTGCGTATCCGCCGCGACGATGATCGCCGACAGCGGGGCGCACTTGTTGTAGTTACCCGCCACGGGCACCGGATTCCACTTGGCCGGATTGTTGGGGGCCGGCGGCAGTTGTGCGATGGCCGACGCGACGGCCGGATCCTTCAAGTTGACGGCGCAGTCGTCCTTGGTGGACGGCAGCTTGGGCTTGACTGCCGCGCTCGGCTGCCCGGGGGACGGTGGTGCCGGTGACGCCGCGGCGATGGTGTTGGTCGGGGTCTTCGACACGGTGCTGTCGCCACCGGTGCATGCCGAACCCAGCACCGACAGCGCGGCCAGCAGAGTCGTCAGCACCGGCGGTGTCGTTCTCAGAACCATCCCTCGCACGGCCCCGGACACTACCGACATTTGACGAAGATGCCGCGGAGGCGGGAGTTGAGCCCAGTTACGCCTAGACTTCATAACGCCATGACCTCTACAGATATCCCCACGCCCGACACCGGCGATTCGAGTGCACCCCGCGCGGACGACACCGTCACCTTCGCGGACCTGCAGATTGCCCCCGAGGTGCTGCGTGCGGTATCCGATGTGGGGTACGAGACTCCTTCCGCGATCCAGGCCGCCACCATTCCGCCGCTGTTGGCGGGTTCCGACGTGGTTGGCCTGGCGCAGACCGGAACCGGAAAGACCGCGGCGTTCGCGATCCCGATCCTGTCGAAAATCGACCTGACCTCGAAGGACACCCAGGCGCTGGTGCTGGCACCCACCCGGGAGCTGGCATTACAGGTTGCCGAGGCCTTCGGCCGGTACGGCGCCCATATGCCCAGGCTCAACGTGCTGCCGATCTACGGCGGGCAGTCCTATGTGGTCCAGTTGTCGGGGCTCAAGCGGGGCGCTCAAGTGGTGGTCGGCACACCCGGACGTGTCATCGACCACTTGGAGCGCGGCACCCTCGATCTGTCACACCTGGACTACCTGGTGCTCGACGAGGCCGACGAGATGCTCACCATGGGGTTCGCCGAGGATGTCGAACGCATCCTGGCCGACACCCCCGAGTACAAGCAGGTAGCCCTGTTCTCGGCGACCATGCCCACCACCATCCGGCGGCTCACCAAGAAGTATCTGCACGATCCGGTCGAGATCAAGGTCGAGGCGAAGACCTCGACCGCCGAGAACATCAGGCAGCGCTTCATCCAGGTGGCCGGACCGCGCAAGATGGACGCGCTGACCCGGATCCTCGAGGTCGAGACCTTCGAGGCGATGATCGTTTTCGTCAGGACCAAGCAGGCCACCGAGGAGGTGGCGGAGAAGCTCAAGGCCCGCGGGTTCGCGGCGGCGGCCATCAACGGCGATATCAACCAGTCGCAGCGCGAGCGCACCATCAACGCGCTCAAGGCGGGCACTATCGACATCCTGGTGGCCACGGATGTGGCGGCGCGCGGCCTGGATGTCGAGCGCATCTCGCACGTGCTCAACTACGACATCCCGCACGACACCGAGTCGTATGTACACCGCATCGGCCGTACCGGTCGCGCGGGCCGCTCGGGTACGGCCGTATTGTTCGTCTCTCCGCGTGAGCGGCATCTGCTCAAGTCCATTGAAAAGGCCACCGGCGCCAAGCTCGCCGAGGAGCCGTTGCCCTCGGTCGAGGATGTCAACGCCCAGCGGGTGACCAAGTTCCGTGATGCCATCACGGCAGCGCTCGCGGCGCCGGAGGTCGAACTCTTCCGCCGTCTCGTCGAGGACTATGAACGCGACAACAATGTGCCGGTGGCCGATATCGCCGCGGCACTGGCGGTGTTGTCGCGCGACGGCGAGCAGTTCTTGCTGCAACCCGATCCGCCGCGTGAACCGCGCCAAGAGCGTGGCGAGCGCCCGGAGCGCGGACCGCGTGGGGAGCGTCCCCGTACCCCTGGGCTGGCGACCTATCGCATCGCGGTGGGGAAGCGGCACAAGGTGATGCCCGGTGCCATCGTGGGCGCCATCGCGAACGAAGGCGGATTGCACCGCAGCGACTTCGGGCACATCACCATTCGTCCCGACCACTCGTTGGTGGAGCTGCCCGCCAAGCTGTCGCCCAAAACGCTGAAGGCGCTGGAGAGCACCAGGATCTCGGGGGTGCTCATCGACCTGCGCCCCGCGGGCCAGCCGGACGGGGCACGCCCCGACCGTAAGTATCAGGAGCGCAAGCGCCCCGACCACAAACATACGGACCACAAACGTTCGGAGGCGAAGCGTCCCAAGCGGTCCCCGAAGAAACCATGACGGCAGTCTCTGCAGCAGAAAGTGCACCCGTAGTCCACGCCCCCGGGCGCGTCGCCGCGCTCACCGGTGTCCGTGCCGTCGCCGCCACTCTGGTGGTGGCCACCCATGCGGCCTACAGCACCGGAAACTATGTGGTGGACGGGGTTTCTCCCTGGAAGGCCTATCTGCATCTGCTGCAGTCCCGTCTGGAGATCGGGGTGCCGATCTTCTTCGTCCTCTCCGGGTTCCTGCTGTTCTTGCCCTGGGTGCGTGCCGCCGCCGAGAGCACCACCCCACCGTCGGTACGACGCTATGCCTGGCACCGTTTCCGGCGGATCATGCCGGCCTACTGGATTCTGGTGGCCATCGCGTACATCTGGTACCACATCCGTGACCAGTATCCGAACCCCGGACACACCTGGCTTGGCTTGCTCCGGAATCTCACACTGACGCAGATCTACACCTCCAACTATGGATATCGCTACATCCACCAAGGCATGACGCAGATCTGGAGTCTGGCAGTGGAAGCGGCCTTCTATGTGGCGCTGCCGTTCCTGGCCTGGCTGCTGGTCAAGAAACTCTGCGGCGGGCAATGGCATCCGGTACGGCTGTTGGTCGGACTGGGTGGCCTCGCCGCGGTGACTCCGCTGTGGATGACGTTGGTGTACACCAACAGTGCCTTCCCGGATGGGGCGAAGCTGTGGCTGCCCGCCTACCTGTCGTGGTTCGTGGGCGGCATGATCCTGTCGGTGCTGGCCGTCATGGGCGTGCGCTGCTACGCACTGGTCACGGTGCCGTTGGCCCTCATCTGCTACCTCATCGTGTCCACGCGCATCG
Coding sequences within:
- a CDS encoding CerR family C-terminal domain-containing protein, whose protein sequence is MTSADATRERLIAAGLTLFAEHGLTGVRTRTLAQRAEVNQSAIPYHFGGKEGVYAAVIDHLVSELGGATGLPGDAQIAEVMERFTRAILGGAQARARILLIAREQLNPTTHYDRLFTGFVEPTHRRICALVADASGAGADDQITVIKAHAVIGQALGFAVAQTTYLRRVGRVRLSPQEIDVIARVVGEMSGKALR
- a CDS encoding TM0106 family RecB-like putative nuclease, with amino-acid sequence MFVLDDRVVYSASDLASAARCEYALLRTFDAKLGWAAPPPRDDELLARTATLGDAHEAHFLSGLQARFGADVASIPFPPTFTLDGLRAVAAATTDAFEQGRPAVYQAAMFDGRFLGFADFAVREGERYRVCDTKLARSAKVTALLQLAAYADNLAAMGVPVSPDVRLILGDRSALDYPAADMVGVYRQRRKQLQDLLDRHLAGGAPVQWSDDRVRACFRCPVCEPEVERTDDLLLVAGMRVSQRAALLQAGISTVAQLADRTDPVTDLSARNLHQLVAQATFQIRQRDSGTPQFEVADPIPLGTLPAPNPGDIFFDFEGDPLWTEDGMHWGLEYLFGVLEYDRSGNEKFRPIWAHDRRTERKALISFLDLVAKRRRRHPGMHVYHYAAYEKTALLRLAGRYGVGEEQIDDLLRDNVLVDLYPVVRKSIRSGSSGYGLKALEPLFIESGKRSGEVTTAVDSINEYARYCALRDSGDPAAQEVLDSIAEYNRYDCASTRKLRDWLLVRAFEHGITHLSSSAPAVEQHQPEPDEVGRALADFAGDSTPADRTADHTAAAMVSAARGYHSRERKPFWWSHFDRLNNPVDEWADTAGVFIVEDAQLVQDWHKSGGQRKLRRHVRVSGDLAGGVLDDSVYALYEPPAPSGLGDGDPDRRASGSASVVEITESGGVPVDVTIQELTPKNGEIFAEMPMALAPGPPVMTKALEAAIEDVAVGVAHGLPDMPHTASVDILLRRDPRGGGALPPVGEGGYAGAITSALRNLDSSYLAVHGPPGTGKTFTAARVIADLVMRDGWLVGVVAQSHAVVEHLLDQVVSAGVPAERVAKKVSPYSGDAAWTQIRDSDYAGFIAAHANDGAVIGGTAWDFANTGRVGDGALRLLVIDEAGQFSLANTLAVARGAQNLLLLGDPQQLPQVSQGVHPEPVDTSALGWLVEGHGALPASRGYFLERSYRMHPALCQHVSRLSYDGELESAAPERTLTGHAPGVRTLWVDHEGNATSSPQEAEAISAEIATLLGSDWTDESGTRPLEQSDVLVVAPYNAQVLTLRATLAAAGLGEVLVGTVDKFQGRQAPVVFVSMTASAVDDVPRGMSFLLNRNRLNVAISRAKYQAVIVRSPALTEYLPATPHGLVELGAFLALSPDRA
- a CDS encoding LppP/LprE family lipoprotein — translated: MVLRTTPPVLTTLLAALSVLGSACTGGDSTVSKTPTNTIAAASPAPPSPGQPSAAVKPKLPSTKDDCAVNLKDPAVASAIAQLPPAPNNPAKWNPVPVAGNYNKCAPLSAIIVAADTHEPQPPTRAVFFHVGGVISHGVPDTYGYNAIDLSASTLDTVVLNFSNGIPGLESVVSFRWNGTGVEKVQQAGQ
- a CDS encoding DEAD/DEAH box helicase, encoding MTSTDIPTPDTGDSSAPRADDTVTFADLQIAPEVLRAVSDVGYETPSAIQAATIPPLLAGSDVVGLAQTGTGKTAAFAIPILSKIDLTSKDTQALVLAPTRELALQVAEAFGRYGAHMPRLNVLPIYGGQSYVVQLSGLKRGAQVVVGTPGRVIDHLERGTLDLSHLDYLVLDEADEMLTMGFAEDVERILADTPEYKQVALFSATMPTTIRRLTKKYLHDPVEIKVEAKTSTAENIRQRFIQVAGPRKMDALTRILEVETFEAMIVFVRTKQATEEVAEKLKARGFAAAAINGDINQSQRERTINALKAGTIDILVATDVAARGLDVERISHVLNYDIPHDTESYVHRIGRTGRAGRSGTAVLFVSPRERHLLKSIEKATGAKLAEEPLPSVEDVNAQRVTKFRDAITAALAAPEVELFRRLVEDYERDNNVPVADIAAALAVLSRDGEQFLLQPDPPREPRQERGERPERGPRGERPRTPGLATYRIAVGKRHKVMPGAIVGAIANEGGLHRSDFGHITIRPDHSLVELPAKLSPKTLKALESTRISGVLIDLRPAGQPDGARPDRKYQERKRPDHKHTDHKRSEAKRPKRSPKKP
- a CDS encoding acyltransferase family protein; its protein translation is MTAVSAAESAPVVHAPGRVAALTGVRAVAATLVVATHAAYSTGNYVVDGVSPWKAYLHLLQSRLEIGVPIFFVLSGFLLFLPWVRAAAESTTPPSVRRYAWHRFRRIMPAYWILVAIAYIWYHIRDQYPNPGHTWLGLLRNLTLTQIYTSNYGYRYIHQGMTQIWSLAVEAAFYVALPFLAWLLVKKLCGGQWHPVRLLVGLGGLAAVTPLWMTLVYTNSAFPDGAKLWLPAYLSWFVGGMILSVLAVMGVRCYALVTVPLALICYLIVSTRIAGDPTTSPWALPQALTKSIFYVVIATLLVAPAALGDTGWYVRFLSTRPMVWLGEISYELFLIHMILMEIVMVDLLHYHVYTGSVVIVFLVTMLVSVPASWLIHRTVEVLLAWGSHLRRSPAQQTR